From the genome of Penaeus chinensis breed Huanghai No. 1 chromosome 37, ASM1920278v2, whole genome shotgun sequence, one region includes:
- the LOC125045376 gene encoding uncharacterized protein LOC125045376: protein MRLAGASQEQVPFIYFIPHDPVVTTWYPGSNAETINTISESLCAVHCYLRTCVGYSYSEHSCLLEGLGAHSSTARNGGQFYQRARNNKAFQQPAFALSNYVRSPPANAVDNISCLEWSKENQTCCFSSYYALSSWLVVDLGLPRKVVLIDVGSSQLNKYEVRVGNEMKSNGNFSTYDLFSNTHPSLTRSRAVFVQPEGVVGRFVSIQGLTELNLHRDTPFKPPHSILK, encoded by the exons ATGAGGTTAGCCGGAGCTTCTCAAGAACAGGTCCCTTTCATATACTTCATCCCACACGATCCTGTCGTCACAACTTGGTACCCTGGAAGCAACGCTGAGACCATCAATACGATCTCCGAATCTCTCTGTGCGGTCCATTGCTATTTGAGGACTTGTGTGGGGTACAGTTACTCAG AACATTCGTGTCTACTAGAAGGCCTTGGAGCGCATTCCAGTACAGCTAGAAATGGAGGACAGTTTTATCAAAGGGCACGGAATAACAAGGCTTTCCAGCAACCAGCTTTTGCTTTGAGCAATTATGTTAG GTCTCCGCCGGCGAACGCTGTTGATAACATCTCATGCCTTGAATGGTCCAAGGAGAACCAAACTTGTTGCTTCTCGTCATACTACGCTCTGTCCTCCTGGCTGGTTGTGGACCTCGGGCTCCCCCGGAAAGTGGTTCTTATCGACGTCGGTAGCAGCCAGTTAAATAAATACGAG GTTCGTGTGGGCAATGAGATGAAGTCAAATGGAAACTTCTCGACCTATGACCTCTTCTCCAACACCCACCCAAGCCTGACCAGAAGCAGGGCTGTGTTCGTCCAACCAGAGGGGGTGGTGGGCCGTTTCGTCAGCATCCAGGGACTTACCGAATTGAACCTGCAT AGGGACACACCATTCAAACCACCACATTCCATTTTAAAGTAA
- the LOC125045431 gene encoding phosphatase Herzog-like, with protein sequence MHKKCMVIDLDETLVHSSFKPISNADFIVPVEIDGTIHQVYVLKRPYVDDFLQKMGELYECVLFTASLAKYADPVANLLDKWGVFRARLFRESCVFHRGNYVKDLSRLGRDLHKVVIMDNSPASYIFHPDNAVPVSSWFDDMSDSELIDLIPFLETLSKVDNVYSVLRNCNNPLNSQPPPQNQGSQVLPQISQGPMTQVQPPLISQQQPQQDQQQQQQQYQNDYEETKDGPS encoded by the exons ATGCACAAAAAGTGCATGGTTATTGACCTTGACGAGACGCTTGTCCACTCCTCCTTCAAG cCTATCAGCAATGCTGATTTCATAGTTCCTGTTGAAATAGACGGAACCATCCACCAGGTGTATGTATTGAAGCGGCCGTATGTGGATGACTTCCTTCAGAAGATGGGGGAGCTTTACGAGTGCGTGCTTTTCACAGCCAGTTTGGCCAAG TATGCGGACCCAGTGGCTAACCTGCTAGACAAGTGGGGGGTCTTCCGGGCGAGGCTCTTCCGCGAGTCGTGCGTCTTCCATCGAGGCAATTACGTTAAGGACCTGAGCCGTCTAGGCCGCGATCTTCACAAGGTGGTGATCATGGACAATTCACCAGCTTCCTACATCTTCCACCCTGACAATGCT GTTCCTGTTTCATCGTGGTTCGATGATATGAGTGACTCAGAACTCATAGACCTTATTCCCTTCCTGGAAACATTGAGTAAGGTAGACAATGTGTATAGTGTTCTGCGTAACTGTAACAATCCCCTGAACTCGCAACCACCGCCACAAAATCAAGGAAGTCAGGTTCTCCCGCAAATAAGCCAGGGACCCATGACTCAAGTTCAGCCACCACTCATCTCACAACAGCAACCACAGCaggatcagcagcagcagcaacagcagtaccAGAATGATTATGAGGAGACCAAGGATGGACCCTCATGA